A window of Parambassis ranga chromosome 10, fParRan2.1, whole genome shotgun sequence contains these coding sequences:
- the rnaseh2c gene encoding ribonuclease H2 subunit C: MSCNTSVTHLNVSSVDKAQQTPVHLMPCEIEHNGPAKVSQYFAATMKDHKHETTVSFRGRGLKGQELSCPQGYTGLVLKEVNKPGSDQEDRTVKVSSVFNKLTYWNLETPPNSDDTVVMAMDWPELAEAIHGPVEE; this comes from the exons ATGTCCTGTAACACCAGTGTTACTCATCTTAATGTGTCATCGGTGGACAAAGCCCAGCAAACCCCTGTCCACCTCATGCCCTGTGAGATTGAACACAACGGGCCGGCCAAGGTCTCACAATACTTCGCTGCTACTATGAAAGACCACAAACATG AGACAACCGTGTCATTTAGAGGGCGTGGGTTGAAGGGGCAGGAGCTCAGCTGTCCACAGGGCTACACTGGCCTGGTTCTGAAAGAGGTCAACAAGCCTGGCTCAGACCAAGAG GACAGGACAGTGAAGGTATCTTCTGTATTTAACAAACTGACATACTGGAACCTGGAGACGCCTCCAAATTCAGATGACACAGTGGTGATGGCAATGGATTGGCCTGAGCTGGCTGAGGCA ATCCATGGGCCAGTAGAGgaataa